One window from the genome of Deltaproteobacteria bacterium encodes:
- a CDS encoding ABC transporter substrate-binding protein yields MKRPTKVFARVAGLALAAAFVLSQPLWAAEMSPALKKLVAAANAEGTLNVSWGTTSIGGNKGAEAIEKAMREMWGSKVDIQYTPGPSMPRIGHQLATEFAAGQKAFTDIYFANGASMAPLLKRNMFLKVDWKALVPDRITDEVVEQDGQLVRIYSGMSGVTYNTRLAPMKPTTLGDFLKPEWTGKIASTPYAAGFDTISSTAIWGPEKTLDYVRKLSGQITGLIRCSELERIASGEFLALVMDCSGQSAFIWKEKGAPIDQMIPRDAAQIRYYYMMLPKNTAHPNAAKLMAAFMSTAKAQEILWNSDRTDLHIYPGSRIAKKVNELRSQGVKLTDVSTDWILAHPETIKAKRAAIKILTSKRK; encoded by the coding sequence ATGAAACGTCCAACCAAGGTTTTCGCTCGTGTCGCCGGCCTCGCGCTGGCCGCCGCTTTCGTATTGTCCCAGCCTCTGTGGGCCGCCGAGATGAGCCCGGCGTTGAAGAAGCTGGTGGCCGCGGCCAACGCCGAAGGGACGCTCAACGTCTCCTGGGGGACCACGAGCATCGGCGGCAACAAGGGCGCGGAGGCCATCGAAAAGGCCATGCGCGAGATGTGGGGATCGAAGGTGGATATCCAGTACACCCCCGGCCCGTCCATGCCGCGCATCGGGCATCAGCTCGCCACCGAGTTCGCCGCGGGGCAGAAGGCTTTCACCGACATCTACTTCGCCAACGGCGCCTCCATGGCGCCGCTCCTGAAGCGCAACATGTTCCTCAAGGTGGACTGGAAGGCCCTGGTGCCGGACCGGATCACCGACGAGGTCGTCGAGCAGGACGGTCAGCTCGTGCGCATCTATTCCGGCATGTCGGGGGTAACCTACAACACGCGCCTGGCGCCCATGAAGCCCACCACGCTCGGCGACTTCCTGAAGCCCGAATGGACGGGCAAGATCGCGTCGACCCCCTACGCGGCCGGTTTCGACACGATTTCCTCGACGGCCATCTGGGGCCCCGAAAAGACCCTGGACTACGTCCGCAAGCTGTCCGGCCAGATCACCGGGCTGATCCGCTGCAGCGAGCTGGAACGCATCGCCTCGGGCGAGTTCCTGGCCCTGGTGATGGATTGCAGCGGCCAGTCGGCTTTCATCTGGAAGGAAAAGGGCGCGCCCATCGACCAGATGATTCCGCGCGACGCCGCGCAGATCCGCTACTACTACATGATGCTTCCGAAGAATACCGCCCATCCCAACGCGGCGAAGCTCATGGCTGCCTTCATGAGCACGGCGAAGGCGCAGGAGATCCTGTGGAACAGCGACCGGACGGACCTGCACATCTACCCGGGCTCGCGCATCGCCAAGAAGGTCAATGAGCTGCGGAGCCAGGGCGTCAAGCTCACCGACGTCTCGACCGACTGGATCCTCGCCCATCCCGAGACCATCAAGGCCAAGAGGGCCGCCATCAAGATCCTCACCAGCAAGAGGAAGTAG